The sequence GAAACAGGTTTGGCAATGAACGTTTCATTTTCTCAGAAATCATCATGTTATTCAGCATCGAGAATGGAGACGATAACCATTGAGATGTTGCAGAACACAACGTCGCATGACAACCAACTCAGGCATCTGGTGTATCTCCTAGAAAATGCCATTATCAATTTACCCGATGGCCAAGAGCAAATGATCTGGCTGATAGACTTCACAGGATGGTCACTAAGCAACTCGGTGCCCATCAAGACTGCTCGAGAGACGGCAAACATCTTGCAGAGTCACTATCCTGAGAGGCTTGCGGCTGCATTCCTTTACAATCCTCCAAGAATTTTTGAATCATTCTGGAAGGTATGAGCCTTTCCTCCTTGTTTCGTCAAATATGAAGGAAAAACTGTGATTTAATTTGTAAGATGCTGATGGTGCTCCATTTTTTCACATGCAGATAGTTAAGTATTTCTTGGACCCGAAAACCTTTCAGAAGGTGAAGTTCGTATACCCAAAGAACGAAGAGAGCATGGGAGTAATGCATAAGAACTTTGATCCGGAGATACTACCCGAGGAATTTGGAGGAAAGAGCAAGGTACAATATGACCATGATGAGTTCTCAAAATTGATGTCAAAGGATGATGTTAAGACTGCGAGCTTTTGGAAACCGGACGAGAAGACCACCTTGGTTGCACCGGAACCTGCACATTTTGTTGCCCAAGCAAGTTGACCAAACCATTAGCTTGTAGAACCAAATTGAACGAACCATTCAATCCGCCTGACGTTGTTATTATGAACTAAGGTCGTCAACCTTGTGCAGGAAGGAAACGGTCTCTCTTCTTCTCTACTTGTTTTAGGATCTCCACTAAATAAAGCACTTGGTGTTTCCGGATTTCAGTTCGTCGATGGAATAAGAATGAGAAAgtgatttttctctttttcttcttcttctttaatctTTATCTCGGGGTCTCAAAGTTACATTCCGATTTTTATTCTCTAGTAATCAAGTAAAATTATTCAGTCAATTTCTTATAAATATTATCCCATATTTGTCAATATCAGAGGGGACAAAATTTCAGTGAAGAGACTATAACAGTAAGTTCGTGCCTAAAGAATCGAAGCTAAAAGTTGGAGAACACCAATAAGTGTGCTATATGATTTACCAGTCATAAGGATAACTTTTAACGATTGCGTTTGGACCATCAGGTTTTGTGGTGGGATATAACTAATTAACTAGTAAATAACAAAGACTTTTGGACCATCATTGTTTTTTAAGCTCGGAActttaatttgaaaaatatttatgtataaaaaTCGCTTGCAAAATGTGTTACCTCACGATAGAGGACATTAAAAGACTAACCACTCGATCACCCTATCAGATGATTGCAAcctccaaaaaaaattataaatttgagatataacttgatttctccATCAGGACTAACGTACCGAGTGTACAAAATGCGCACAATATAACATAGAATACCTATCTATATAATCAAGGATGTCGATGGGATGGGATAAGAGAGGAGTGCTTCCCCGCCACCGCGTCAGGTGGGGTAACCATGAAAATTCTCAATTGGGTGCAAGGAATCCCATATTCTCctgattaatttattttatttttaaaaaaataaaattacaatcaaaactaattaataatatcaaaatttataaaattaaatataggaTCGACTTAGTTATTAATGTTCGATTATTGCAATTATAGATATTGAATTCAATtctcaaatatatttatttatttattcaaatgatgatgatgatgataataatataaaTGAGATGATGACAGATTCAAGAGTAGGGGTCCCATAATCCTATCGTACGTGTAATAGAaaaatgctcaacatccccgtcCTAATTAGGGACTGATCCTCATAGGTATCTGGATGTACCATAGAACACAATTGACACCTCTATCTATAATTAACCATTATTGCTAAATAGATAAAGGATATCATATGTTCTATACCGCCCAAGACTTGGGAAAATAAAAGAAATCTTAAGGCCCTTCAGGTAATTTTCTCGAGGGACCGTAGACAAGGTGGCAACAAGAAAAGGTGCTCTAAGATAGCCGGGATAAATAAATTAACTCAGAGAGTGTAAAAATAGGTTAACAACTTGGAAAATTAAAAACCTTTCAGGAAAAACATTAAAGTTAACAAATACGCAAATTGGACACAATTGAAATTCTGTTTATAAGATAAGATATAAAATAGCAGGATAAACATCAACATGAAACAGAAAACATCAGCTATAAACTTTGATACAAAGGGAGAAGTACAAGAATGGAGTAGACATTTATATTTGATAGCAGACTGAAACAAAATGTTTCAAGGTCATAAGAATTTATGAAGAAATCATGGTCtttaaatttgtaataaaagaatAGACACTTATGatgccagtcataggttactcaaataGAATTATGCAATCATATGCCTAATAAGAGGTTTTAGAAGGGAGAAGAGATAAAGCAGCATGCAGGCCACAAATATAGACAAAACCAAGAAATAAATCCAGAATTCTAGATTCCATAACGGCTTACAATCTTATAATCACTAGCACATATTTCAAAAATACCAAATCAAACCAAACCAACCTACCTGATGGGATGTCTTGGATTGATGCAGATTCAAATTACTTAAGCCCAAGTTAACAATAAGACATCCATCAAATCCGTGTAAATCAATCTTGGTCTTAGCCCATTTTCGACGGAGACTAATCGAATTGTTAcaatctcctcctatttaagggctTAATATCCTCCTCAAGACTCAACATAGTCCAAATCAAATCTTAGTATAATACACGTGAGATATCGCCAATGGTAGCTCAACGTCATGACACGCTCTCTAGCCTCATTCATGGGTAGTCTTTTCCTACTCAAGTCTTGCACTATACCCAATACTAGGTCAggtttgataccaattgtcacaACCCAAGCCGATTGGATAACTAGACTATCAACTTCGTTGAGTCTAAACAACGAGTTCAAAATGCTTAAacccaaattaataataatacacccagcatatcattataaattaatcttaatcttaGACCACTTTCGATATAGGACTAATCGGAACGTTACATAAGCATTGCCAACCTAAGCAGACAAAAAAAATTGGCAAGGACAGATGTAGAGCAATTTGTCTAAAATACATATATAAATTGAAGCAGACAAAAAAATGGCAAGGACAGATGTAGAGCAATTTGTCTAAAATACATAAATCGAAGAAAATAGCAAGGACCGAAAGAAATCCAAGAATTACATGGTGCGAAAATAACACAATAGAACAGAGAAAAAAGAGAACAGTAACAACACGAACATTACAATGACTAACAAGATTAAGGGGAAAAAGTGGAAATTGGGGAACCTAAAGGATCAGATAAGAGATTCAGAATGTAGTTAGTGCAGACATGACAAGGATATGTATAAAAAGTCAAACtttaagatatacaaatcatatccAAAAACTAGGAAACTGAGGGAGCAGCAAAGCAAAATTTCAGACTAATGATTTTAACAAAAGGATAGATATTAGAGATGGAGGCCAACAAACTTTCTAATGCAAGGTAGAATAGAAACTTGGGTAATACTAAATACAAAGAACAAACAAAGTAAAAGAAAGTGAAGATAAGGAGAGGTGAAATAATTACATATAGACATCAAAGTTTCAGGAACTATGTCGTTTAAATGGATCAAATCAGCCATGTGGCCATGTCACCTGTTATGGACGTGGAGGTCA comes from Musa acuminata AAA Group cultivar baxijiao chromosome BXJ3-3, Cavendish_Baxijiao_AAA, whole genome shotgun sequence and encodes:
- the LOC135634416 gene encoding uncharacterized protein LOC135634416 isoform X2, translated to MFRRKHCSNDDQDHAAPQEEKVKELRAAIGPLSGHSLMFSDDACLRRYLVARNWNIDKSKKMLQETLKWRATYKPEEIRWHEVAVEGETGKVYRADFQDREGRSVLVLRPGKQNTTSHDNQLRHLVYLLENAIINLPDGQEQMIWLIDFTGWSLSNSVPIKTARETANILQSHYPERLAAAFLYNPPRIFESFWKIVKYFLDPKTFQKVKFVYPKNEESMGVMHKNFDPEILPEEFGGKSKVQYDHDEFSKLMSKDDVKTASFWKPDEKTTLVAPEPAHFVAQAS
- the LOC135634416 gene encoding uncharacterized protein LOC135634416 isoform X1; the encoded protein is MRSSSPTDPPPKAKEIALSLVHQHRLDLVLDYLLIMFRRKHCSNDDQDHAAPQEEKVKELRAAIGPLSGHSLMFSDDACLRRYLVARNWNIDKSKKMLQETLKWRATYKPEEIRWHEVAVEGETGKVYRADFQDREGRSVLVLRPGKQNTTSHDNQLRHLVYLLENAIINLPDGQEQMIWLIDFTGWSLSNSVPIKTARETANILQSHYPERLAAAFLYNPPRIFESFWKIVKYFLDPKTFQKVKFVYPKNEESMGVMHKNFDPEILPEEFGGKSKVQYDHDEFSKLMSKDDVKTASFWKPDEKTTLVAPEPAHFVAQAS